One Bombus fervidus isolate BK054 chromosome 2, iyBomFerv1, whole genome shotgun sequence DNA segment encodes these proteins:
- the LOC139994164 gene encoding motile sperm domain-containing protein 2 isoform X2, whose amino-acid sequence MQDSLNMLWETCSWRSKFGTNEITEENVMKEYLNNGLCFIHGKDKDGKTMFVIKCKLHTKGSKDFSQLQKLVVYWFERLERQTNGNQISLFFDMSDTGILNMDMEFIKYLINLCKNYYPNFLNYIIIFEMPWILNTAFKMIKSWLPPKAIPKIKFVHKGNIQELVEPNDILTCWGGNNEYTFKFVPEAQNNIDATINGKFDNKKVHFAEGSPLTEQSISSFGDQSNEEQLLSIEPDAFIFNKVGNEISGTITIKNVTLDKPLSYKVKTTSPGKFKVRLSSGVLLPQEQRTISVVVQQEHNMRSLFHVDKFLVMCLPLKDPNASAQELAVLWKSEKPAEEHKLRCCDGGITSNETSKLHSTSGLSETGQIDVLSRKIAHLKDSHTKLYNDVAFLKHLLFFSMIVTIIMAIVVIYILKVDIKNSMDQQVCDMHGI is encoded by the exons ATGCAAGACTCACTTAATATGTTATGGGAGACTTGCAGCTGGAGGAGTAAATTTGGCACAAATG AGATTACAGAAGAGAATGTgatgaaagaatatttaaataatggaTTGTGCTTTATTCATGGTAAAGACAAAGATGGTAAAACAATGTTTGTTATTAAATGTAAGTTACATACTAAAGGCAGTAAAGACTTTAGTCAGTTGCAAAAGCTTGTTGTATATTGGTTTGAAAGATTAGAAAG ACAAACTAATGGCAATCaaatttcacttttctttGATATGTCAGATACtggtattttaaatatggaTATGGAATTTATCAAGTACCTGATCAAcctttgtaaaaattattaccccaattttttgaattatatcattatttttgaaatgcCATGGATATTAAACACTgcatttaaaatgataaagtCATGGTTGCCACCTAAGGCAAttccaaaaattaaatttgtgcATAAAGGCAACATACAGGAGTTGGTAGAACCTAATGATATACTTACATGTTGGGGAGGTAATAACGAATATACCTTCAAATTTGTACCGGAAGCacaaaataatatagatgctacaataaatggaaaattcgataataagaag GTACATTTTGCAGAAGGTTCTCCATTAACAGAACAGTCTATAAGTAGTTTTGGAGATCAATCAAATGAAGAACAAT TATTATCAATTGAACCAGatgcatttatatttaataaagtaggaaatgaaattagtggaacaattacaattaaaaatgtgACTCTAGATAAACCTTTATCTTATAAG GTAAAAACAACGTCGCCGGGAAAGTTCAAAGTACGGCTAAGTTCGGGAGTTTTATTACCTCAAGAACAACGCACGATTTCAGTTGTTGTACAGCAAGAACATAATATGCGCAGTCTCTTTCATGTCGATAAATTCTTAGTTATGTGCCTTCCATTAAAAGATCCGAACGCATCAGCCCAAGAACTAGCAGTTCTGTGGAAG TCTGAGAAACCAGCAGAGGAACATAAATTAAGATGTTGCGATGGTGGAATTACGAGTAATGAAACATCTAAATTACATTCCACCTCAGGCTTGTCAGAAACTGGTCAAATAGATGTACTTTCCCGGAAA ATAGCACATTTGAAAGACAGTCATACAAAGTTGTACAATGATGTCGCTTTCTTGAagcatttattattcttttctatGATAGTTACAATTATAATGGCCATAgtagttatttatattttaaaagttgatattaaaaattccatgGATCAACAAGTCTGTGACATGCATGGAATATAG
- the LOC139994164 gene encoding motile sperm domain-containing protein 2 isoform X1, whose amino-acid sequence MEVRTELITELREKFFKKLADEGPPDPKFHPVDIANVNNNNWLKRFLEHNENNMQDSLNMLWETCSWRSKFGTNEITEENVMKEYLNNGLCFIHGKDKDGKTMFVIKCKLHTKGSKDFSQLQKLVVYWFERLERQTNGNQISLFFDMSDTGILNMDMEFIKYLINLCKNYYPNFLNYIIIFEMPWILNTAFKMIKSWLPPKAIPKIKFVHKGNIQELVEPNDILTCWGGNNEYTFKFVPEAQNNIDATINGKFDNKKVHFAEGSPLTEQSISSFGDQSNEEQLLSIEPDAFIFNKVGNEISGTITIKNVTLDKPLSYKVKTTSPGKFKVRLSSGVLLPQEQRTISVVVQQEHNMRSLFHVDKFLVMCLPLKDPNASAQELAVLWKSEKPAEEHKLRCCDGGITSNETSKLHSTSGLSETGQIDVLSRKIAHLKDSHTKLYNDVAFLKHLLFFSMIVTIIMAIVVIYILKVDIKNSMDQQVCDMHGI is encoded by the exons ATGGAAGTACGAACAGAATTAATTACGGAACTCcgtgaaaaattttttaaaaagttggCTGACGAGGGACCACCAGATCCTA AATTTCACCCTGTAGATATTGCTAAtgtaaacaataataattggttaaaaagatttttagaGCACAATGAAAACAATATGCAAGACTCACTTAATATGTTATGGGAGACTTGCAGCTGGAGGAGTAAATTTGGCACAAATG AGATTACAGAAGAGAATGTgatgaaagaatatttaaataatggaTTGTGCTTTATTCATGGTAAAGACAAAGATGGTAAAACAATGTTTGTTATTAAATGTAAGTTACATACTAAAGGCAGTAAAGACTTTAGTCAGTTGCAAAAGCTTGTTGTATATTGGTTTGAAAGATTAGAAAG ACAAACTAATGGCAATCaaatttcacttttctttGATATGTCAGATACtggtattttaaatatggaTATGGAATTTATCAAGTACCTGATCAAcctttgtaaaaattattaccccaattttttgaattatatcattatttttgaaatgcCATGGATATTAAACACTgcatttaaaatgataaagtCATGGTTGCCACCTAAGGCAAttccaaaaattaaatttgtgcATAAAGGCAACATACAGGAGTTGGTAGAACCTAATGATATACTTACATGTTGGGGAGGTAATAACGAATATACCTTCAAATTTGTACCGGAAGCacaaaataatatagatgctacaataaatggaaaattcgataataagaag GTACATTTTGCAGAAGGTTCTCCATTAACAGAACAGTCTATAAGTAGTTTTGGAGATCAATCAAATGAAGAACAAT TATTATCAATTGAACCAGatgcatttatatttaataaagtaggaaatgaaattagtggaacaattacaattaaaaatgtgACTCTAGATAAACCTTTATCTTATAAG GTAAAAACAACGTCGCCGGGAAAGTTCAAAGTACGGCTAAGTTCGGGAGTTTTATTACCTCAAGAACAACGCACGATTTCAGTTGTTGTACAGCAAGAACATAATATGCGCAGTCTCTTTCATGTCGATAAATTCTTAGTTATGTGCCTTCCATTAAAAGATCCGAACGCATCAGCCCAAGAACTAGCAGTTCTGTGGAAG TCTGAGAAACCAGCAGAGGAACATAAATTAAGATGTTGCGATGGTGGAATTACGAGTAATGAAACATCTAAATTACATTCCACCTCAGGCTTGTCAGAAACTGGTCAAATAGATGTACTTTCCCGGAAA ATAGCACATTTGAAAGACAGTCATACAAAGTTGTACAATGATGTCGCTTTCTTGAagcatttattattcttttctatGATAGTTACAATTATAATGGCCATAgtagttatttatattttaaaagttgatattaaaaattccatgGATCAACAAGTCTGTGACATGCATGGAATATAG